The region TCAGGGTCGGGATTATCATGGGAGGAGTATCCTCGGAAAAGGAGGTCTCTCTCGAGAGCGGCAGAAATATCTTCAATAAGATCGGACGGACGAAATACGACCCCATTCCAATATTCATGGACAGCAAAGGTGCTCTCTGGGAGATACCGATTAAACTGCTGATGCGTAACTGTACCAAGGACATTGAAGAAGATCTGCCGGAAGAAGCAACGCGTATCCCATATGAAGCGTTAAGTTCACGGGTTGATTTTATCACTATCGGTCTTCACGGCAAGTACGGTGAGGATGGATGCTTGCAGGGTCTGCTGGAGCTTCTGAAGATCCCCTATACAGGGTCGGGTGTCCTTGGCTCTGCCTTAGGAATGGATAAATTTACATGCCGAAAGATCCTTGCCGTAAGCGGCATCGATGTGCCCCGGACGTTGCCGGTCTTCAGGCGGCAATGGATACCTGAAAACAGTAAGGAAATTATTGATACCATTGAAAAAGAAATCGGATTCCCCTGTGTCGTAAAGCCAACGAGGGAAGGTTGCAGCACCGCCGTTAAAAAGGTAGTATCGCCGGACGGCATACCGGACGCCATCGAAGACGCATTACGCTGGGATAATACGGCTTTGGTTGAGGAATTCATTGACGGGATTGAGGTTACCTGCGGGATTATTGAAAACGATCGTCCCCTCGCCCTGACTCCCTCTGAAACCATTCCTACTGATGATGTCCTTTCCCTTGAAGACAAGTTTCTCTACGGTCAGGGTGAAAACAAAACCCCCGCCAGAGTGCCTGATGATATATTGAAAAAAATACAGGATGTTGCCGTTCAGACGTTCAATGCCCTCGACCTGAAAGGGTATGCAAGAATCGACATGTTTGTCAGAAAAGATGGACGGGTGGCTGTGCTCGAACCGAATACCCTCCCTGGGATGACCCCCTCCACCGTTCTTTTCCACCAGGCAGCAGCCTCCGGAATTACCCAGACAGAATTAATAGATCGGGTCATTCAGGCCGGCATTAAGGATCATG is a window of Deltaproteobacteria bacterium DNA encoding:
- a CDS encoding D-alanine--D-alanine ligase, coding for MEERSTQKLRVGIIMGGVSSEKEVSLESGRNIFNKIGRTKYDPIPIFMDSKGALWEIPIKLLMRNCTKDIEEDLPEEATRIPYEALSSRVDFITIGLHGKYGEDGCLQGLLELLKIPYTGSGVLGSALGMDKFTCRKILAVSGIDVPRTLPVFRRQWIPENSKEIIDTIEKEIGFPCVVKPTREGCSTAVKKVVSPDGIPDAIEDALRWDNTALVEEFIDGIEVTCGIIENDRPLALTPSETIPTDDVLSLEDKFLYGQGENKTPARVPDDILKKIQDVAVQTFNALDLKGYARIDMFVRKDGRVAVLEPNTLPGMTPSTVLFHQAAASGITQTELIDRVIQAGIKDHAKKRGPL